In Halopelagius inordinatus, a single genomic region encodes these proteins:
- a CDS encoding DUF92 domain-containing protein produces the protein MHSTLRRAGGFAVVGTLALAAPVLNGAAFAPFVAVALFAAFVITDGPLFELFARPGDRQDGRLNGLAGFALAAAGLAILVTVMDLPVDLFVAAVLVLAYGNLGAQFVAESSDDPFLGTAGFVFGGFLAGIGGQAAVASFVGDAILLPRFAFLAAAAALVAALVREVLFEQDDPLVMLSTGLLLWLFDLLADAVAPVEIAVALVVTVALGYVSYALGTASVAGMLTGVLLGLLTIVFGGFAWFVVLISFFAIGGLSAKFKYDAKKERGVAEDNDGARGTGNVLGNAAVALVAVVLFAASPWLPVEANVFQFAFAGSLAAAMSDTLSSEIGGLYDNPRLITTFETVSPGTDGGVTWQGELAGVAGAGVVSAFAYLLFPGVTLAGAAVVLVGGVVGMTADSLLGATIEGDRIGNEAVNFTATVVGALVSTVVALAVLV, from the coding sequence GTGCATTCGACGCTTCGGCGAGCGGGCGGGTTCGCCGTGGTGGGGACGCTGGCTCTGGCGGCGCCGGTTCTGAACGGTGCGGCGTTCGCGCCGTTCGTCGCCGTGGCGCTCTTTGCGGCGTTCGTCATCACCGACGGCCCGCTGTTCGAGCTGTTCGCCCGGCCTGGGGACCGACAGGACGGCCGGTTGAACGGTCTCGCGGGGTTCGCGCTCGCGGCGGCCGGACTGGCCATCCTCGTCACCGTGATGGACCTCCCCGTGGACTTGTTCGTCGCCGCCGTCCTCGTCCTCGCCTACGGGAACCTCGGCGCGCAGTTCGTCGCCGAGTCGTCCGACGACCCGTTCCTCGGCACCGCCGGGTTCGTCTTCGGCGGCTTTCTCGCCGGTATCGGCGGCCAAGCCGCCGTCGCGTCGTTCGTCGGCGACGCGATTCTCCTCCCGCGGTTCGCCTTCCTCGCGGCCGCCGCCGCCCTCGTCGCGGCGCTCGTCCGCGAAGTGCTCTTCGAGCAGGACGACCCGCTCGTCATGCTCTCTACGGGGCTTCTCCTCTGGCTGTTCGACCTTCTGGCCGACGCCGTCGCGCCGGTGGAAATCGCCGTCGCCTTGGTCGTCACCGTCGCTCTGGGCTACGTCTCCTACGCGCTCGGGACGGCGTCCGTCGCGGGCATGCTCACCGGCGTCCTCCTCGGGCTTCTCACCATCGTCTTCGGCGGGTTCGCCTGGTTCGTCGTCCTCATCTCCTTTTTCGCCATCGGCGGTCTCTCGGCGAAGTTCAAGTACGACGCGAAGAAAGAACGCGGCGTCGCCGAAGACAACGACGGCGCGCGCGGCACCGGCAACGTCCTCGGTAACGCCGCCGTCGCTCTCGTCGCCGTCGTCCTGTTCGCGGCGAGTCCGTGGCTCCCCGTCGAGGCGAACGTCTTCCAGTTCGCCTTCGCCGGGTCGCTCGCCGCGGCGATGAGCGACACGCTCTCCTCGGAAATCGGCGGCCTCTACGACAACCCGCGGCTCATCACGACGTTCGAAACCGTCTCGCCCGGCACCGACGGCGGCGTGACGTGGCAGGGCGAACTCGCGGGCGTCGCGGGCGCTGGCGTCGTCTCGGCCTTCGCGTACCTCCTCTTTCCGGGCGTGACTCTCGCGGGTGCGGCGGTGGTTCTCGTCGGCGGCGTCGTCGGTATGACCGCCGATAGCCTCCTCGGTGCAACCATCGAAGGCGACAGAATCGGCAACGAGGCGGTGAACTTCACGGCCACCGTCGTCGGCGCTCTCGTCAGCACCGTCGTGGCCCTCGCCGTCCTCGTCTGA
- a CDS encoding undecaprenyl diphosphate synthase family protein, translated as MGVYDRYLALRHRRHEADPPEHVAVVITERDLLEQGAYDTLEEFFGWAFEYGAERVTVSVSVLDEAVVPTLEREFAEVESPRTLAVRGPEDTERADAPVQVSIGLGGKHEFAEAVRSIAAEVAAGELAPEDVDEDHVEQRLVFPDEPDLVLKTGAERLSDFMIWQSVYSELYFTDVNWRDFRKRDYLRAVLDYQNRQRRFGR; from the coding sequence GTGGGAGTGTACGACCGGTATCTCGCCCTCCGCCACAGGCGGCACGAGGCCGACCCTCCGGAGCACGTCGCGGTGGTCATCACCGAGCGTGACCTGTTGGAACAGGGCGCGTACGACACGTTAGAGGAGTTCTTCGGGTGGGCCTTCGAGTACGGGGCAGAGCGGGTCACCGTCTCGGTGAGCGTCCTCGACGAAGCCGTCGTCCCGACGCTCGAACGGGAGTTCGCCGAGGTGGAGAGCCCGAGAACGCTCGCCGTCCGCGGGCCCGAGGACACGGAACGCGCGGACGCCCCGGTGCAGGTCAGCATCGGACTCGGCGGCAAACACGAGTTCGCCGAAGCCGTCCGCTCCATCGCCGCGGAAGTCGCCGCCGGGGAACTCGCCCCCGAAGACGTGGACGAAGACCACGTCGAACAGCGACTCGTCTTCCCCGACGAACCGGACTTGGTTCTGAAGACCGGCGCCGAACGCCTCTCGGACTTCATGATATGGCAGTCGGTCTACTCGGAACTGTACTTCACGGACGTGAACTGGCGGGACTTCAGAAAGCGGGACTACCTGCGAGCGGTGTTGGACTACCAGAATCGCCAGCGCAGATTCGGTCGATAG
- a CDS encoding response regulator, translated as MTSNRRDGPAMVLIVEDNPGDVRLVREGFADADMNPEFHTVSDGREALSFLRECSDEDRPACPDLVLLDLNLPRVDGFEVLEEMKNDHRYPAVPVVVLSSSKSEEDVTECYDRHANAYLAKPDGPDGFATMAKTIEGFWFDAAITPPTPA; from the coding sequence ATGACCTCGAATCGGCGTGACGGTCCGGCGATGGTTCTGATCGTCGAAGACAACCCCGGCGACGTTCGACTCGTGCGCGAAGGCTTCGCGGACGCGGACATGAACCCGGAGTTTCACACCGTCTCCGACGGGCGAGAGGCGTTGTCGTTCCTCCGAGAGTGCTCGGACGAGGACCGCCCCGCCTGCCCGGACTTGGTTCTTTTAGACCTGAACCTCCCGCGCGTAGACGGATTCGAGGTCCTCGAAGAGATGAAGAACGACCACCGCTACCCCGCGGTTCCCGTCGTCGTACTCAGCAGTTCGAAGTCGGAGGAGGACGTCACAGAGTGCTACGACCGCCACGCGAACGCGTACCTCGCAAAGCCGGACGGCCCGGACGGGTTCGCCACGATGGCGAAGACTATCGAGGGGTTCTGGTTCGACGCCGCGATAACGCCGCCCACCCCGGCGTAA
- the uppS gene encoding polyprenyl diphosphate synthase, giving the protein MLEWARRRFAGSYERMLRREIGDSPAHVAIIQDGNRRYARKNGSDAPDGHREGAKTTERVLDWCDELGVEELTLYTFSTENFDRPEDQLESLFDLIESKLYEFADAERVHDGEVRISAIGEVDLLPDRVREAVEYAEGRTEAYDDFRLNIALAYGGRAELLGAARDVARAVERGDLSPDDIGVEEIDGRLYRQPARDVDLIIRTGGDERTSNFLPWHANGNEAAVYFCAPYWPEFSKADFLRGLRTYESREKSWQRTRSERAVALVRAVAETELAEAKTVGGRLREQLSSAGAREVSAELERQGESDVVD; this is encoded by the coding sequence ATGCTGGAGTGGGCCCGTCGGCGGTTCGCCGGTTCGTACGAGCGAATGCTCCGGCGAGAGATAGGCGACAGCCCCGCCCACGTCGCCATCATCCAAGACGGCAACCGGCGGTACGCCCGGAAGAACGGGAGCGACGCCCCCGACGGCCACCGCGAGGGCGCGAAGACGACGGAACGCGTCCTCGATTGGTGCGACGAACTCGGCGTGGAGGAACTCACGCTGTACACCTTCTCGACGGAGAACTTCGACCGCCCGGAGGACCAACTCGAATCGCTGTTCGACCTCATCGAGTCGAAACTGTACGAGTTCGCGGACGCAGAACGCGTCCACGATGGTGAAGTCCGAATCTCCGCCATCGGCGAGGTGGACCTCCTCCCCGACAGGGTCCGCGAAGCCGTCGAGTACGCCGAAGGGCGAACCGAAGCGTACGACGACTTCCGACTGAACATCGCTCTCGCGTACGGCGGCCGCGCGGAACTGCTCGGGGCCGCCCGCGACGTGGCCCGCGCCGTCGAACGCGGCGACCTCTCGCCGGACGACATCGGCGTCGAGGAGATAGACGGCCGACTCTACCGTCAACCCGCCCGCGACGTCGACCTGATCATCCGCACCGGCGGAGACGAGCGAACCTCGAACTTCCTGCCGTGGCACGCCAACGGCAACGAGGCGGCCGTCTACTTCTGTGCGCCCTACTGGCCGGAGTTCTCGAAGGCGGACTTCCTCCGGGGTCTCCGGACGTACGAGTCCCGCGAGAAGTCGTGGCAGCGCACCCGGTCCGAACGCGCGGTGGCACTCGTCCGCGCCGTCGCGGAGACGGAACTCGCCGAGGCGAAAACCGTCGGCGGGCGTCTTCGCGAGCAGTTGTCCTCCGCGGGGGCGCGGGAAGTCTCCGCCGAGTTAGAGCGACAGGGCGAGTCGGACGTCGTGGACTGA
- a CDS encoding DUF5778 family protein — MTDAVDDDLYKRTMALIEPGDIELVGAIVHTTLGGQEDLEMHELTVDANEAISAHAEKGETYIYAGNDDTDFASNQFQGLTLEDEEFVWECQQLLRNGSFDIVFYYEATADHDAIVEALEAMDNVEGVTPVP; from the coding sequence ATGACCGACGCCGTAGACGACGACCTCTACAAGCGGACGATGGCGCTCATCGAACCCGGCGACATCGAACTCGTGGGCGCTATCGTCCACACGACCCTCGGCGGACAGGAGGATTTGGAGATGCACGAGTTGACCGTCGACGCGAACGAGGCCATCTCGGCGCACGCCGAAAAGGGCGAGACGTACATCTACGCGGGCAACGACGACACCGACTTCGCCTCGAACCAGTTTCAGGGACTGACGCTCGAAGACGAGGAGTTCGTCTGGGAGTGCCAGCAACTCCTCCGAAACGGGTCGTTCGACATCGTGTTCTACTACGAGGCCACCGCCGACCACGACGCCATCGTCGAGGCACTCGAAGCGATGGACAACGTCGAAGGCGTGACGCCCGTCCCCTGA
- the ahbB gene encoding siroheme decarboxylase subunit beta: protein MSRADADVEELTELDRAIVNAFQGGFPVVERPFEPAAAALCERGIDVTADELLERVRHLDESGVLTRFGALVNAQEIGGTATLVAMHAPEDRFDEVVESVNAHREVAHNYEREHPHLNVWFVVSVADESRVEEVLAEIEAETGQETYNLPKEREFRVEAKFMLDGPVPDGDIDLSDAGPEVKPESRRTLTPAERDLVLEIQGGLPLTETPYADVAEAIGAETEWVVRTIQRFDTEGKVRRVGVIPNHYALGYTENGMTVWNVPDDVVDDVGPAVAGLDFVTHCYRRPRHDGVWPYNFFAMTHGRDEKESQERIERVREEMAKYWDVGDDDWDTLFSTRILKKTGIRMEERAEANTE, encoded by the coding sequence ATGAGTAGGGCCGACGCCGACGTCGAGGAACTGACGGAACTCGACCGCGCCATCGTCAACGCCTTCCAAGGGGGGTTCCCCGTGGTCGAACGCCCGTTCGAACCGGCCGCGGCGGCGCTTTGCGAACGCGGAATCGACGTGACCGCCGACGAACTTCTCGAACGCGTCCGACATCTCGACGAGTCGGGCGTCCTCACCCGGTTCGGCGCTCTCGTCAACGCCCAAGAGATAGGGGGGACGGCGACGCTCGTGGCGATGCACGCCCCCGAGGACCGGTTCGACGAGGTGGTCGAGTCGGTGAACGCTCACCGCGAAGTCGCGCACAACTACGAGCGCGAACATCCGCATCTCAACGTCTGGTTCGTGGTGAGCGTGGCCGACGAGTCGCGCGTCGAGGAGGTTCTCGCGGAGATAGAAGCCGAGACGGGGCAGGAGACGTACAACCTGCCGAAAGAACGGGAGTTCCGCGTCGAAGCGAAGTTCATGCTCGACGGTCCCGTTCCCGACGGCGACATCGACCTCTCGGACGCCGGTCCGGAGGTGAAACCGGAGTCGCGGCGGACGCTGACGCCCGCCGAACGCGACTTGGTGTTGGAGATTCAGGGCGGCCTCCCCCTCACCGAGACGCCGTACGCCGACGTGGCCGAAGCCATCGGCGCGGAGACGGAGTGGGTCGTCCGCACGATACAGCGCTTCGACACGGAGGGGAAAGTCCGCCGCGTCGGCGTCATCCCGAACCACTACGCGCTCGGCTACACGGAGAACGGCATGACCGTCTGGAACGTCCCCGACGACGTCGTAGACGACGTCGGCCCCGCCGTGGCCGGACTCGACTTCGTCACCCACTGTTACAGGCGCCCCCGACACGACGGCGTCTGGCCGTACAACTTCTTCGCGATGACGCACGGACGAGACGAGAAAGAGAGCCAGGAGCGAATCGAACGGGTGCGCGAGGAGATGGCGAAGTACTGGGACGTGGGCGACGACGACTGGGACACGCTGTTCTCGACGCGCATCCTGAAGAAGACGGGTATCCGCATGGAGGAACGCGCGGAGGCGAACACCGAGTGA
- a CDS encoding precorrin-2 dehydrogenase/sirohydrochlorin ferrochelatase family protein, with the protein MIPLYHDFTDETVLVFGGGSVGARKARRFAAEANVVVVVSPDFVDEAFGGAERVREAPSPDDVAGWIDRTNPALVVAATNDEAVNEAAERAARERGVLVNRADRSGGRDAGSVVVPATVTDGDVTAAISTGGASPALSKHLRERVEAELDGAGAMAELTGEIRETLKDGDCSPEERRDAVRAVVRSSAVWKALRTGESKPRQEADRVIRNTMGGDR; encoded by the coding sequence GTGATACCGTTGTACCACGACTTCACGGACGAGACGGTTCTGGTCTTCGGCGGCGGTTCGGTCGGGGCGCGGAAGGCGCGCCGGTTCGCCGCGGAAGCGAACGTCGTCGTCGTCGTCAGTCCCGACTTCGTGGACGAGGCGTTCGGCGGGGCAGAGCGCGTCCGAGAGGCTCCGTCACCGGACGACGTGGCGGGGTGGATAGACCGGACGAACCCCGCTCTCGTCGTCGCCGCGACGAACGACGAGGCGGTCAACGAGGCGGCCGAACGCGCCGCCCGAGAGCGAGGAGTGCTCGTCAACCGCGCCGACAGAAGCGGCGGGCGCGACGCCGGGAGCGTCGTCGTCCCCGCGACGGTGACCGACGGCGACGTGACGGCGGCCATCTCGACGGGCGGCGCGAGCCCCGCGCTCTCGAAGCACCTCCGGGAACGCGTCGAGGCCGAACTCGACGGCGCGGGGGCGATGGCCGAGTTGACCGGAGAGATTCGCGAGACGCTCAAGGACGGGGACTGCTCGCCGGAGGAACGGCGAGACGCCGTCCGAGCGGTCGTGCGGTCCTCTGCGGTTTGGAAGGCTTTACGTACGGGGGAATCTAAGCCCCGCCAAGAGGCAGACCGCGTGATACGTAACACGATGGGAGGTGACCGATGA
- the hemA gene encoding glutamyl-tRNA reductase: protein MRDAGVITGVRVSHESASIEEIESASAEDADAVVERLLARDGVHEAFAIQTCNRAEAYVVTDAVAYGRRVLGDFAPDVRDGSVVEMDHEESLRHLMRVAAGLESLVLGEDQILGQLKRAVESARAVDGVGPVLDDALTKAVHVGERARTETRINEGAVSLGSAAVKLAASELDVAGATAVVVGAGEMGRLAAEALAAADVAEVVVANRTLSNAEHLAELVDSPARAVPLDDVGDAVADADVVIAATGSPTYVLSEREVGDAGETMLIDIAQPRDVDPAASDAEGVVVRDIDALEAVTDETRAIREEAALRVEAMIDDEFDRLLDSYKRKRADEAIGAMYESAERVKERELQTALSKLESQGSLTPEQRETVASMADALVGQLLSAPTKSLRDAAAEDDWSTIQTAMQLFDPEFGGEMPGLSSGPDPSERAGDARSEPNPNADIPKHVLESLSDD from the coding sequence ATGAGAGACGCCGGAGTGATAACCGGCGTCCGCGTCTCGCACGAGAGTGCGAGTATCGAGGAGATAGAGTCGGCGTCGGCCGAGGATGCGGACGCCGTCGTCGAACGACTCCTCGCCCGCGACGGCGTCCACGAGGCGTTCGCCATCCAGACGTGTAACCGCGCGGAGGCGTACGTCGTCACCGACGCCGTCGCGTACGGGCGCCGCGTCCTCGGCGACTTCGCGCCGGACGTCCGCGACGGCTCTGTCGTCGAGATGGACCACGAAGAGAGCCTGCGGCATCTCATGCGCGTCGCCGCCGGACTCGAATCGCTCGTCCTCGGCGAGGACCAGATTCTCGGCCAACTCAAACGCGCCGTAGAGTCCGCCCGCGCCGTCGACGGCGTCGGGCCGGTTCTCGACGACGCCCTGACGAAGGCGGTTCACGTCGGCGAACGCGCCCGGACGGAGACGCGAATCAACGAGGGAGCCGTCTCCCTCGGTTCTGCGGCGGTCAAACTCGCGGCGTCCGAACTGGACGTCGCGGGAGCGACCGCCGTCGTCGTCGGTGCGGGCGAGATGGGCCGCCTCGCCGCCGAGGCGTTGGCGGCGGCGGACGTGGCGGAAGTCGTCGTGGCGAACCGGACGCTCTCGAACGCCGAACATCTCGCGGAACTGGTGGACAGTCCCGCGCGCGCCGTCCCGTTGGACGATGTCGGTGACGCCGTCGCCGACGCCGACGTCGTCATCGCTGCGACGGGAAGTCCGACGTACGTGCTCTCGGAACGCGAGGTGGGCGACGCGGGCGAGACGATGCTCATAGACATCGCCCAACCGCGGGACGTAGACCCCGCCGCGAGCGACGCCGAGGGCGTCGTCGTCCGCGACATCGACGCGCTCGAAGCGGTGACGGACGAGACGCGAGCGATTCGCGAGGAGGCGGCGCTACGGGTCGAAGCGATGATAGACGACGAGTTCGACCGACTGCTCGACTCCTACAAGCGAAAGCGCGCCGACGAGGCCATCGGCGCGATGTACGAGTCCGCAGAGCGAGTCAAAGAGCGCGAACTCCAGACCGCCCTCTCGAAACTGGAGTCGCAGGGGTCGCTCACGCCGGAGCAACGCGAGACGGTGGCGTCGATGGCGGACGCACTCGTCGGACAACTGCTGTCGGCGCCGACGAAGAGTCTCCGCGACGCCGCGGCGGAGGACGACTGGTCGACCATCCAGACCGCGATGCAGCTTTTCGACCCGGAGTTCGGCGGCGAGATGCCCGGCCTCTCCTCGGGCCCCGACCCGAGCGAACGGGCGGGCGACGCGCGGTCGGAGCCGAATCCCAACGCCGACATCCCGAAACACGTCCTCGAAAGCCTGTCAGACGACTGA
- a CDS encoding 4a-hydroxytetrahydrobiopterin dehydratase, with protein sequence MADLLTDDEIARKAPDGWEREGDEIVKTYEFDDYLKGVEFVTRVGEVAEEQFHHPEIRVGYKEVEIRLTSHEEGGITEKDVRLAGLFDDEV encoded by the coding sequence ATGGCCGACCTACTCACCGACGACGAGATAGCCCGAAAGGCCCCCGACGGATGGGAACGCGAGGGCGACGAGATAGTGAAAACGTACGAGTTCGACGACTACCTGAAAGGCGTCGAGTTCGTCACGCGCGTCGGCGAGGTGGCCGAAGAACAGTTTCACCACCCCGAGATCCGCGTCGGGTACAAGGAAGTCGAAATCCGCCTGACGAGTCACGAGGAAGGCGGAATCACGGAGAAAGACGTCCGTCTGGCCGGTCTGTTCGACGACGAGGTGTAG
- the lwrS gene encoding LWR-salt protein, giving the protein MRAEYVFSVRFGVETASGVNADPRTFETVVEVRADPPGEDGWMFFRDALWRGEVNDERYARELASEWLSVPAESVSFRELRTDEEYLDALKDEISDSLDRFNADAVDEALTKYLGSSIHVRP; this is encoded by the coding sequence GTGCGCGCAGAGTACGTCTTTTCGGTCCGGTTCGGCGTCGAGACGGCGTCGGGGGTCAACGCCGACCCGCGAACGTTCGAAACCGTCGTCGAAGTCCGCGCGGACCCCCCGGGCGAAGACGGGTGGATGTTCTTCCGCGACGCCCTCTGGCGCGGCGAGGTCAACGACGAGCGATACGCTCGCGAACTCGCCTCCGAGTGGCTCTCGGTCCCCGCGGAGTCCGTCTCGTTCCGCGAGTTGCGGACCGACGAGGAGTATCTCGACGCCCTGAAAGACGAGATATCCGACAGCCTCGACCGGTTCAACGCCGACGCCGTCGACGAGGCACTGACGAAGTATCTCGGCAGTTCCATCCACGTCAGACCCTAA
- a CDS encoding HAD family hydrolase, whose amino-acid sequence MIPDAYDFWLFDLDGTVVDVEWSYTRETFDRVGERLGREFTDREAEVLWHGLGGARDPQLREWGFDPERFWEAFHAVEDPQARAEATFVHDDAEALVADLRARDVPVGVVTHCQQFLTDPVVDHLDIREWFDTIVCCTSDLGWKPDPTPVRHAIEGLDLDPADAGVGVLAGDGASDIGAAWNAGLHGVHVERHPPERRGHCVLADYRVESFTDLDGRSVAADGGDSDERP is encoded by the coding sequence ATGATTCCCGACGCGTACGACTTCTGGCTGTTCGACCTCGACGGAACGGTCGTCGACGTCGAGTGGTCGTACACTCGCGAGACGTTCGACCGGGTCGGAGAGAGACTGGGCCGGGAGTTCACCGACCGCGAGGCCGAAGTCCTCTGGCACGGCCTCGGCGGGGCGCGAGACCCGCAACTCCGCGAGTGGGGGTTCGACCCCGAACGGTTCTGGGAGGCGTTCCACGCCGTCGAAGACCCGCAGGCCCGCGCGGAGGCGACGTTCGTCCACGACGACGCCGAGGCGCTCGTAGCCGACCTGAGAGCGCGGGACGTACCGGTCGGCGTGGTGACGCACTGCCAGCAGTTCCTGACGGACCCCGTCGTCGACCATCTCGACATCCGCGAGTGGTTCGACACTATCGTCTGTTGCACCTCGGACCTCGGGTGGAAACCGGACCCCACGCCCGTTCGCCACGCCATCGAGGGACTGGACCTCGACCCCGCCGACGCCGGAGTGGGCGTCCTCGCGGGCGACGGTGCCAGCGACATCGGCGCGGCGTGGAACGCCGGACTCCACGGCGTCCACGTCGAACGCCATCCGCCCGAACGGCGCGGTCACTGCGTGTTGGCGGACTACCGCGTCGAATCGTTCACCGACCTCGACGGTCGCTCCGTCGCCGCGGACGGCGGCGACTCCGACGAACGGCCCTGA
- a CDS encoding HalOD1 output domain-containing protein produces MARAQTVLHVDDDPNLLQLSRESFRRAVGADVEVVTAGTAEEGLAVLGSRPVDCVVSDSVALPDGTPFVVSAHRSRPGVGIVLFTAKDWDDVRADADAGGVGAYVQKAGAGDFARVIAEVSALAHRPRRIGDGGEEWEFLTTHDWNAGGEIGTTIAVALASYVGAAVDELEPLFPAVDVDTLEALLRPKSGDDGRDVRVRFPYRSWEFAASSRGDVAIRSVRDGTEE; encoded by the coding sequence ATGGCACGAGCACAGACAGTGTTACACGTGGACGACGACCCGAATCTTCTCCAGTTGTCTCGGGAGTCGTTCCGACGGGCTGTCGGTGCCGACGTGGAGGTAGTCACCGCGGGGACGGCCGAGGAGGGGTTGGCCGTCCTCGGGTCCCGTCCCGTCGACTGCGTCGTCAGCGACTCGGTCGCCCTCCCGGACGGGACGCCGTTCGTCGTGTCGGCGCACCGTTCGCGCCCCGGCGTCGGTATCGTCCTGTTCACCGCGAAAGACTGGGACGACGTTCGCGCAGACGCCGACGCGGGCGGCGTCGGCGCGTACGTTCAGAAAGCCGGCGCGGGCGACTTCGCGCGGGTGATAGCCGAGGTGAGCGCACTCGCTCACCGACCTCGGCGAATCGGAGACGGCGGCGAGGAGTGGGAGTTTCTCACCACGCACGACTGGAACGCCGGCGGCGAAATCGGCACGACCATCGCAGTCGCGTTGGCGTCGTACGTCGGCGCGGCGGTCGACGAACTCGAACCGCTCTTTCCGGCGGTGGACGTCGACACCTTAGAGGCGTTGCTCCGGCCGAAGAGCGGCGACGACGGCCGCGACGTGCGGGTCCGCTTTCCGTACCGGTCGTGGGAGTTCGCCGCGTCGAGTCGCGGCGACGTGGCTATCCGGTCGGTGAGAGACGGGACCGAGGAGTAG